Within Triticum dicoccoides isolate Atlit2015 ecotype Zavitan chromosome 1B, WEW_v2.0, whole genome shotgun sequence, the genomic segment tcatcgaatccgctccaactaaagtgggagagacagacacccactagccaccttatgcaactagtgcatgtcagtcggtggaacctgtctcacgtaagtgtacgtgtaaggtcggtccgggccgcttcatcccacaatactgctgaagcaaaataagactagtggtGGCAAGAAAgtggacaacatctacgcccacaatagatttgtgttctactcgtgcaaagagaactacgcatagacctagctcatgatgccactgttggggaatgttgcagaaaataaaaaaaatctacggtttcaccaagataaatctatgagttcatctagcaacgagagagaggagtgcatctacatacccttgtagatcgagcggaagcgttcaagagaacggggttgagggagtcgtactcgtcgtgatccaaatcaccggagatcctaccgccgaatggacggcacctccgcgttcaacacacgtacggtcagcgtgacgtctcctccttcttgatccagcaagggggaaggagaggttgatgaagatccagcagcacgacggcgtggtggtggatgcagcagggatccaggcagggtttcgccaagcgtctgcgggagggagaggtgtagcaagggggaagggaggcgccaagtgcaagggtgcggctgccctccctcccccctctttatgtacggtccccaggggggcgccggcccaaggagattgaatctccaaggggggggcggccaagggggtgccttgtcccccaaggcaagtggaggcgccccctcccctagggttcccaaccctaggcgcatggggggcccaaggggggggcgcaccagcccaccaggggctggttcccctcccacttcagcccatggggccctccgggataggtggccccaccctggaccccctgggacccttccggtggtcccggtacaataccggtgacccccgaaactttcccgatggccgaaagtcgacttcccatatataattctttacctctggaccattccggaactcctcgtgacgtccgggatctcatccgggactccgaacaactttcggtttgctgcatactaatatctctacaaccctagtgtcaccgaaccttaagtgtgtaaaccctacgggttcgggagacacgtagacatgaacgagacggctctccggtcaataaccaacagcgggatctggatacccgtgttggctcccacatgctcctcgatgatctcatcggatgaaccacgatgtcgaggattcaagcaaccccgtatacaattccctttgtcaatcggtatgttacttacccgagattcgatcgtcggtatcccaatacctcgttcaatctcgttaccggcaagtcactttactcgtaccgcaatgcatgatcccgtgaccagacacttggtcactttgagctcgttatgatgatgcattaccgagtgggcccagagatacctctccgtcatacggagtgacaaatcccagtctcggtccgtgtcaacccaacagacactttcggagatacccgtagtatacctttatagtcaccgagttacgttgtgacgtttggtacacccaaagcactcctacagtacccGGGagctacacgatctcatggtctaaggaaaagatacttgacattggaaaagctctagcaaacgaactacacgatcttgtgctatggttaggattgggtcttgtccatcacatcattctcctaatgatgggatcccgttataaatgacatccaatgtccatagtcaggaaaccatgactatctgtttaacaacgagctagtcaactagaggctcactagggacatgttgtagtctatgtattcacacgtgtattacgatttccggataatacaattatagcatgaataaaagacaattatcatgaacaaggaaatataataataatccttttattattgcctctagggcatatttccaacactcaccaactggttccagcaaaaaccatGGCTATATGTAGCATCACAGTGTCCCGTTGTAGCTTTTCTCTTCGGTGAGCATAGCTttcttccgtcgtttttcttcaaagATGGCACATTTATGATTTTATCTTAGGAGCTATAAGGGGCATTTACTTTTATGTCATCGTATTAGAGAAAAGGGCTAAGAGACGAGTAACAAAAGGGTAATATTTAGTATAAATATTTTTTTCATTTAGCTTTGAATTGTCATTTACGTCGCAAATGTTATAACCTCTCCAGGCCGTACCTTGTGAGCCTGCTTCAAATTGTTCTCTTATGAGAATTTTCCTCTATATTATTTAAGGTTTACTTAGTGATAGTGTTTGGACGTAAGTACCAGGTTGAAGCCAATGTGCCCAAGGTATAGTTCCCCACTCAGGACTGCAGAGATTACCCCTTGATATTTGAAACATGGGAACTCGTACTTGAAAAAAGAAACAAGGGCATCTCGAGGAGAAATGATGGTGATAAAAAATTCTCCCTCCGATCCATTATAAGTGTCGTGGTTTAGCTCAAATGTATAATACATATATGACAACTAATTATTAGTGGAATTACCTTTCACTACCAAAAACTAGGACCAACTATAAATCCTCTTTGCCAAATATGATTTTAGCTAGATGACAAGGGCGAGGCGCCTTACCCTGCAGACTATGCAACTTTTGAATTTGGTCAACACAACATATTGTCAATAGTGAATTTCCATGAATTTTGACAGTGGCATACATCTTAATTATTATTTTAGAAGAACCTTAGTTAGTTATGTAATTATTTGACGTACTCATGTGGTACATGTGCGGACCAACATGTTCGGAATGTTTAACTAGAGAATATGTTGGATTAATTTATGTTTAGTACGGCGGGCATCCGGATCTATCGAGGACAAGGTCCACTGATGGCTACTGATGATCTCCTAACTAATTTTTTGGACATGGTCTACTGACTTTTTGGTTACTAATCGTTTTCTCCCCAGACCCGGTCTACTGACGGCTACCAATCTCATCTTCTCCACTGTTAGTTTTCTATTAAAGCTATGGAGCCAAGCATATATAATAATATCAGTTTCAGGAGATAACGTGTACGATGTTATTTTCATGCACCTAGTCAACGCGCTTACACCCGATGCTCCTTTAACACATCCATAGCCTATATATGTCGACACACTAGTATCAATGATCTCACAACACCATCTATCCCGCAGCCATTTCTCTCATTAGCTTCCTTGGAGCTTGTGATCATTAGTTGATCAGATAACATAACCAATTTTCTCCCTAGCGCTAACTTCCATCCCCCATCATATTTTCAGTTAGTACTACTAAGTCAGCAAGCTAGTAGATTCATATTTAATCCATGGAGACCAAAACTCTTATTCTGATCACCGTGGCCATGACCATGCTTGGGATGGCACTTGGTGCCAGCCACACCGTAGGCGCACCGCACGGGTCATGGGACCTTCAGACCAACTACTCTCAGTGGGTTTCGAGAATCAGATTCACCACCGGCGATGAGCTCAAGTTCCAGTACTCCGCCGCCGTGCACAATGTGGTGGAGGTGAGCAAGACGGGGTATGACTCCTGCAACGGCTCCAGCCCCATAGCGACTTTCCCGAGTGGTAATGATGTTGTTCCGCTTGCCACCGTCGGGACCCGGTATTTCATCTGTGGCGTCTCTAGGCATTGCGACGCCGGCATGAAGGTCGAGGTCAACGTCAAGTCAAAAGAAGTGCGGACTGTGCAGCGATGCCGACGGAGAGGGAACCGGCGTCGCTGCCAGTCCGAGACAGTATTAAGCTCAGCTGCGGCGGCTGGCGTCGATCAGTCCACGGAGGCCCGGCTTGGTCTGATAGTTGTTGCGGCTGGTCTTACGTTGTTCTTTTAGAGTGAACAATGATTCTGGTCCTTTTTTCCTTGTTCAGTCGTAGGAGGGTCCCTTACGGTATTAAATTCAATTCTTTTGTTAAATGtaattgcattcattataattgaaTTTAACATATTTTCTTGCAAAACCCCAAATAATAACCAAGCGTGTAACCatgaaataaatttatcaaagatgTGTTGAGTGCAACAACATTACATCCATCCATTATATACAACAGAAATTCAGGCAGAGCTAAATTCATCTAGATAAGTAAAATGATATTTAAAGCGAAACATTGGGGTAAACACCCAGTGCAACATTTTACATTATTGGGAAATGTATGTACACACTGGTTTGAGATAAGCCTAAAAAGAAGATAAATGAAGAAAACAAACCCTAACAAACCGagccaaaaaaaaagaagaaacagaAATTGCAAGACTTCAGATCGCCAAGCTTTGAAAGCAttgccata encodes:
- the LOC119309001 gene encoding uclacyanin 1-like codes for the protein METKTLILITVAMTMLGMALGASHTVGAPHGSWDLQTNYSQWVSRIRFTTGDELKFQYSAAVHNVVEVSKTGYDSCNGSSPIATFPSGNDVVPLATVGTRYFICGVSRHCDAGMKVEVNVKSKEVRTVQRCRRRGNRRRCQSETVLSSAAAAGVDQSTEARLGLIVVAAGLTLFF